The following proteins are co-located in the Brachybacterium sacelli genome:
- the ilvA gene encoding threonine ammonia-lyase IlvA, whose amino-acid sequence MSLDAAVTPLSAEDVEAAAQRLAPALRRTPLHRSERLSELAGVPVWLKREDLQSVRSYKLRGAQLLLDSLDQEAREAGVVAASAGNHAQGVAQACRTLGIRGRIYVPGSTPRQKRERITAIGGDLVELVLVGDTFDDAAEAAADDVERTGATQVPPFDHATVMAGQGTVALEAVEQLRTEQGREVGTMVLPVGGGGLLGGSGAWLRERAPDVRIVGVEPAGAVSMAAALRVGHPVTLDEMDRFVDGAAVRRVGAEPLRMVQAIEPELIAVDEGAVCTEMLELYQIDGIIAEPAGALAATAVATGAIEHLGQATADSPSPEATGDIVVVLSGGNNDVSRYREIVERSLVHEGLKHYFLVTFPQEPGALRRFLDRVLGPHDDIVLFDYIKRNNREEGPALVGLEISDRADLEPLMSRMAASNMEIERIDPHDPIYRYLT is encoded by the coding sequence ATGAGCCTCGACGCCGCCGTGACGCCCCTGTCCGCCGAGGACGTGGAGGCCGCCGCCCAGCGGCTGGCCCCGGCGCTGCGGCGCACTCCGCTGCACCGCAGCGAGCGCCTCAGCGAGCTGGCCGGCGTGCCGGTGTGGCTCAAACGCGAGGACCTGCAGTCGGTGCGCTCCTACAAGCTGCGCGGTGCCCAGCTGCTCCTCGACTCGCTGGACCAGGAGGCACGGGAGGCCGGGGTGGTGGCGGCCAGCGCGGGCAACCATGCCCAGGGCGTCGCCCAGGCCTGCCGCACCCTCGGCATCCGCGGGCGGATCTACGTACCCGGCAGCACGCCGCGTCAGAAGCGCGAGCGGATCACTGCCATCGGTGGCGACCTCGTCGAGCTGGTGCTGGTGGGCGACACCTTCGACGACGCGGCGGAGGCCGCGGCCGATGACGTCGAGCGCACCGGCGCCACCCAGGTCCCGCCCTTCGACCACGCGACGGTCATGGCCGGGCAGGGCACCGTCGCCCTCGAGGCCGTCGAGCAGCTGCGCACCGAGCAGGGTCGCGAGGTCGGCACCATGGTGCTCCCGGTCGGAGGCGGCGGCCTGCTGGGCGGTTCCGGCGCCTGGCTGCGCGAGCGCGCCCCGGACGTGCGGATCGTCGGGGTGGAGCCCGCCGGTGCCGTGTCGATGGCGGCCGCGCTGCGGGTCGGGCATCCCGTGACCCTGGACGAGATGGACCGCTTCGTCGACGGCGCCGCGGTGCGTCGGGTCGGTGCGGAGCCGCTGCGCATGGTCCAGGCCATCGAGCCCGAGCTGATCGCGGTCGACGAGGGTGCGGTGTGCACCGAGATGCTGGAGCTCTACCAGATCGACGGCATCATCGCCGAGCCCGCCGGGGCCCTGGCCGCCACCGCCGTCGCCACCGGCGCGATCGAGCACCTGGGTCAGGCGACCGCGGATTCCCCCTCCCCCGAGGCGACGGGCGACATCGTGGTGGTCCTCTCAGGGGGCAACAACGACGTCTCCCGGTATCGCGAGATCGTCGAGCGGTCCCTGGTCCACGAGGGGCTCAAGCACTACTTCCTGGTGACCTTCCCGCAGGAGCCCGGGGCGCTGCGTCGTTTCCTGGACCGGGTGCTGGGCCCGCACGACGACATCGTGCTGTTCGACTACATCAAGCGCAACAATCGCGAGGAGGGGCCCGCGCTGGTGGGCCTCGAGATCAGCGACCGCGCCGACCTCGAGCCGCTGATGTCACGCATGGCGGCCTCGAACATGGAGATCGAGCGCATCGATCCCCACGACCCGATCTACCGCTACCTCACCTGA
- a CDS encoding GuaB1 family IMP dehydrogenase-related protein, whose protein sequence is MRLIHSPSTDLTYDDCFFLPARSAITSRFDADLGSDDGTGTTIPLIAANMTAVSGRRMAEVMARRGGLAVLPQDLSPERIDSIIRSVKRRDLLVDHPLTLTVDGTLGQAADLLPKRPHGIVVVVDDQRRPLGTISAEEIAGRDSFSPVGDVLSTDVPVLHPEDLEVAPAELHARIAATHHDAAVVVEAEADGGALRGVLTATGVLRSTIYRPATDATGALRIAVAVGINADVDTRVRELVAAGADVIVLDTAHGHQDKMLEALRTAREALGPRESTPVRLVAGNIVTAEGTRELIEAGADVVKVGVGPGAMCTTRMMTGVGRPQFSAVLECAAEARRLGGHVWADGGVRHPRDVALALAAGASNVMIGSWFAGTYESPGQMRTDENGRRFKESFGMASKRAVSHRTAHEDAFARARKGLFEEGISTSRMFLAESGGGVEDLLDEITAGVRSSFTYAGAASTAEFRERAVIGLQSAAGYAEGRPLASSWT, encoded by the coding sequence ATGCGCCTGATCCACTCCCCGTCGACCGACCTGACCTACGACGACTGCTTCTTCCTGCCCGCCCGTTCGGCGATCACCTCCCGTTTCGACGCCGATCTCGGCAGCGACGACGGAACCGGCACCACCATCCCGCTGATCGCCGCGAACATGACCGCCGTCTCCGGTCGCCGCATGGCGGAGGTCATGGCCCGGCGCGGAGGACTCGCCGTGCTGCCCCAGGACCTCTCGCCGGAGCGGATCGATTCGATCATCCGCTCCGTGAAGCGGCGCGACCTGCTCGTCGACCACCCCCTGACCCTCACGGTCGACGGCACCCTCGGACAGGCGGCCGATCTGCTGCCCAAGCGTCCCCACGGCATCGTCGTCGTGGTCGACGACCAGCGTCGCCCCCTCGGCACGATCTCCGCCGAGGAGATCGCCGGGCGCGATTCCTTCTCACCCGTCGGAGATGTGCTCAGCACGGACGTGCCCGTCCTGCACCCCGAGGATCTCGAGGTCGCTCCCGCCGAGCTGCACGCCCGCATCGCCGCCACCCACCACGACGCTGCGGTGGTGGTGGAGGCAGAGGCCGACGGCGGCGCGCTGCGCGGCGTCCTCACCGCCACCGGGGTGCTGCGCTCGACCATCTACCGCCCCGCGACCGACGCCACCGGCGCGCTGCGGATCGCGGTCGCCGTCGGCATCAACGCCGACGTCGACACCCGCGTGCGGGAGCTGGTCGCCGCCGGGGCCGACGTGATCGTGCTGGACACCGCCCACGGTCACCAGGACAAGATGCTCGAGGCCCTGCGCACCGCCCGCGAGGCGCTCGGGCCCCGTGAGTCCACGCCGGTGCGCCTGGTCGCCGGCAACATCGTCACCGCCGAGGGGACTCGCGAGCTGATCGAGGCGGGCGCCGACGTCGTCAAGGTCGGCGTCGGCCCCGGAGCGATGTGCACGACCCGCATGATGACCGGCGTCGGCCGCCCCCAGTTCTCCGCCGTCCTCGAGTGCGCCGCCGAGGCGCGACGCCTGGGCGGCCACGTGTGGGCCGACGGCGGAGTCCGCCACCCCCGCGACGTCGCACTCGCGCTCGCCGCCGGGGCCTCCAACGTGATGATCGGCTCCTGGTTCGCGGGGACTTACGAGTCCCCTGGTCAGATGCGCACCGACGAGAACGGCCGCCGCTTCAAGGAGAGCTTCGGCATGGCCTCCAAGCGCGCCGTCTCCCACCGCACCGCCCACGAGGACGCCTTCGCCCGCGCCCGCAAGGGCCTGTTCGAGGAGGGCATCTCCACCTCGCGCATGTTCCTGGCCGAGAGCGGAGGCGGCGTGGAGGACCTCCTCGACGAGATCACCGCCGGGGTGCGTTCCTCCTTCACCTATGCCGGCGCCGCCAGCACCGCCGAGTTCCGGGAGCGGGCCGTGATCGGCCTCCAGAGCGCCGCGGGCTACGCCGAGGGCCGCCCGCTGGCCAGTTCCTGGACCTGA
- a CDS encoding LCP family protein gives MMDPSSASRRRRRRSGRHQEPVRRQESSPLPPDEARRNRDAAFGAPKNPKRTWLGGTADTSPSAESGASAQSAPSAPSPSEGPSAPSDDTAPAAGAATGAGATPAAGAGPPSRSASSTPTPASTPAPASDPAPSPASEPSGDAVSTDAAATPTPRPSSSSTDTPPRRPRGRRAAYPLAADGTPAEPATSASTASGSSASEPQHNASSPSRPPRGNAPVHDAWSQEPSPAEPDEHDVWSGSLAPASATEPAAPGDGPTESGSPAETSSVAETGSAGAADTPAGTDSPTAAAPISTAAATGTAAATTTAAAAGAGSGAGHDNGDDDGGDDGGGGGDGSLPRVAFWTVLTSLLPGSGLVTTPLRRIGWVLLALLVLGVVGVTAFLVIGDPLRNGMMLLTNRAVLVGILIAIGVVGLVWALQIVATALAHSRLQRLEGTKRYIALALAALMVVCVALPFGRGVQSLWAAQGLLGSTTVFGGNHESGGSLAEGKDAWANTERVNILLLGQDAGDDRTGTRPDTIMVASVDTETGQTALFSIPRNLEKVEFPEGTPAAEEFPDGFDYYGENQDLINAVWTWAEEHPELFPGDSNPGLTATRWAVEETLGLNTDYYAMVNLKGFEDLVNAIGGVDLVVERRIPIGGGAGPIDGYIEEGSQKLDGYHALWYARSREGSNDFDRNCRQQRIVRAVAEEADPTTLAMSVPRLVSATEANIQTDIPVSNLDAFVDLALRIKDGGFTSYPITPDVTPSGNPDYEYLESWAQASIEDSMKQDPPESVLGETEPGSTDPAETGAAPEEESSSDDTADSEETTEEETTTEEETTSGDASDSAEATPSDDPEIDHDPLQSCLPGADAQQG, from the coding sequence ATGATGGACCCCTCCTCGGCCTCCCGGCGCAGGCGTCGTCGATCCGGCAGACACCAGGAGCCGGTCCGACGCCAGGAGTCGTCGCCCCTGCCTCCGGACGAGGCCCGCAGGAATCGCGACGCCGCCTTCGGCGCCCCCAAGAACCCCAAGCGCACGTGGCTCGGCGGGACGGCGGACACGTCCCCCTCCGCGGAGTCCGGCGCGTCCGCGCAGTCCGCCCCTTCGGCGCCCTCCCCCTCGGAAGGGCCCTCGGCCCCCTCGGACGACACCGCCCCTGCTGCAGGCGCCGCAACCGGTGCGGGCGCCACTCCCGCTGCCGGCGCGGGCCCTCCGTCCCGCTCCGCCTCGTCGACCCCGACGCCCGCCTCCACCCCGGCCCCTGCGTCGGACCCGGCACCGTCGCCTGCGTCGGAACCGAGCGGCGACGCCGTATCGACTGATGCGGCGGCCACGCCCACCCCGCGCCCCTCGTCGTCCTCGACCGATACGCCGCCGCGGCGCCCTCGCGGCCGACGGGCCGCCTACCCCCTGGCCGCTGACGGGACTCCCGCGGAGCCGGCCACGAGCGCCTCCACCGCGAGCGGGTCCTCCGCCTCGGAGCCGCAGCACAACGCCTCCTCCCCCTCGCGCCCGCCCCGCGGCAATGCTCCCGTGCACGATGCCTGGTCCCAGGAGCCTTCCCCCGCAGAACCCGACGAGCACGACGTCTGGTCCGGTTCACTCGCCCCGGCCTCCGCAACGGAGCCCGCCGCCCCCGGCGACGGCCCCACGGAGTCCGGCTCCCCGGCGGAGACCAGCTCTGTGGCAGAGACCGGCTCGGCCGGTGCCGCCGACACCCCGGCCGGGACCGACTCCCCCACTGCAGCCGCCCCGATCAGCACGGCCGCAGCCACCGGCACCGCCGCTGCGACCACCACCGCAGCCGCCGCTGGTGCCGGCTCCGGGGCCGGTCACGACAACGGCGACGATGACGGCGGCGACGACGGCGGCGGCGGCGGCGACGGATCGCTGCCGCGGGTGGCGTTCTGGACCGTGCTCACCTCACTGCTGCCGGGCTCGGGCCTGGTCACCACGCCCCTGCGCCGGATCGGCTGGGTACTGCTGGCCCTCCTGGTCCTCGGTGTCGTGGGCGTGACGGCCTTCCTGGTCATCGGCGACCCGCTGCGCAACGGCATGATGCTGCTGACCAATCGCGCCGTGCTGGTCGGGATCCTGATAGCCATCGGGGTCGTCGGCCTCGTCTGGGCGCTGCAGATCGTGGCGACGGCCCTCGCCCACTCGCGCCTCCAGCGTCTCGAGGGGACCAAGCGCTACATCGCCCTCGCCCTCGCCGCCCTCATGGTGGTGTGCGTCGCTCTCCCCTTCGGCCGCGGCGTGCAGTCGCTGTGGGCCGCCCAGGGGCTGCTCGGCTCGACGACGGTGTTCGGCGGGAACCACGAGAGCGGCGGATCCCTCGCGGAGGGCAAGGACGCCTGGGCGAACACCGAGCGCGTGAACATCTTGCTGCTGGGCCAGGACGCCGGGGACGACCGCACCGGCACCCGGCCGGACACGATCATGGTGGCTTCGGTCGACACCGAGACCGGGCAGACCGCCCTGTTCTCCATCCCCCGCAACCTCGAGAAGGTCGAGTTCCCCGAAGGCACCCCCGCGGCGGAGGAGTTCCCGGACGGCTTCGACTACTACGGTGAGAACCAGGACCTCATCAACGCCGTGTGGACGTGGGCGGAGGAGCATCCTGAGCTCTTCCCCGGCGATTCGAACCCGGGCCTGACGGCCACCCGCTGGGCGGTCGAGGAGACCCTCGGCCTGAACACCGACTACTACGCGATGGTCAACCTGAAGGGCTTCGAGGACCTCGTCAACGCCATCGGCGGCGTCGACCTGGTGGTGGAGCGACGCATCCCCATCGGCGGCGGTGCCGGGCCGATCGACGGCTACATCGAGGAGGGCTCGCAGAAGCTCGACGGGTACCACGCCCTGTGGTACGCGCGCTCCCGTGAGGGGTCCAACGACTTCGACCGCAACTGTCGTCAGCAGCGCATCGTGCGGGCCGTGGCCGAGGAGGCCGACCCCACCACGCTGGCCATGTCGGTCCCGCGCCTGGTCTCCGCCACGGAGGCGAACATCCAGACCGACATCCCGGTCTCGAACCTCGACGCCTTCGTCGACCTCGCCCTGCGGATCAAGGACGGCGGCTTCACCTCCTACCCGATCACCCCGGACGTGACGCCCTCGGGCAACCCGGACTACGAGTACCTCGAGTCCTGGGCGCAGGCCTCCATCGAGGACTCCATGAAGCAGGATCCCCCGGAGTCCGTGCTCGGCGAGACCGAGCCCGGTTCGACCGATCCCGCGGAGACCGGAGCCGCCCCTGAGGAGGAGAGCTCCTCCGACGACACCGCGGACTCCGAGGAGACCACCGAGGAGGAGACCACGACCGAGGAGGAGACCACGAGCGGGGACGCCTCCGACTCCGCCGAGGCGACCCCGTCGGACGATCCCGAGATCGATCACGACCCGCTGCAGTCCTGCCTGCCCGGCGCCGACGCCCAGCAGGGCTGA
- a CDS encoding mycothione reductase: MTDETHFDIALIGSGSVNSFPGPEFADRRIVQIDRGVGPDHVFGGTCLNLGCIPTKMFVHTANLAATPAEAGRFGLTEQLRHVDWPAIRDRIFGRIDPITAGGEEYRRDHEDNANLTLLRGTAAFTGEKTLRVTRPDGGESIVSADTLVLGAGSRPVLPPIDGLAEAAPHTSDTIMRIDQLPSSLAILGSGVIAVELAHVFASLGVEVTVIARSEKVLRVADADVSARLTEILGERLHLETQLTTTSVRRSVEGVELRGRRDGAEVVLHAEELLVATGRRPNSDLLDVSAAGIDTLDDGRVAVDPYQRVLGGGEVLEGLWALGDLSSSHQLKHVANHEQRIVRHNILHPEQLRRADTMPIPSGVFTHPQVAWVGVDEETARRSGRDVKVAVQEYASIAYGWAMEDTTGFVKLIADAGTTEILGAHLIGPEATTLVQLMIQAMSTGQTARDIATTQYWIHPAMPELIENALIQLLD; this comes from the coding sequence GTGACCGACGAGACGCACTTCGACATCGCCCTGATCGGCTCCGGCTCCGTGAACTCCTTCCCGGGGCCCGAGTTCGCCGATCGCCGCATCGTGCAGATCGATCGCGGGGTGGGCCCCGACCACGTGTTCGGCGGGACCTGTCTGAATCTCGGCTGCATCCCCACCAAGATGTTCGTGCACACCGCGAACCTCGCCGCCACCCCCGCGGAGGCGGGCCGCTTCGGTCTCACCGAGCAGCTGCGCCACGTCGACTGGCCCGCGATCCGCGACCGCATCTTCGGCCGTATCGACCCGATCACCGCCGGCGGTGAGGAGTACCGGCGTGATCACGAGGACAATGCCAACCTCACCCTGCTGCGCGGCACCGCCGCCTTCACCGGGGAGAAGACCTTGCGGGTGACCCGACCCGACGGGGGCGAGAGCATCGTCAGCGCCGACACGCTCGTGCTCGGCGCCGGCTCCCGCCCCGTGCTCCCGCCGATCGACGGCCTCGCGGAGGCGGCCCCGCACACCTCGGACACGATCATGCGGATCGACCAGCTGCCCTCCTCGCTCGCGATCCTCGGCTCCGGCGTGATCGCCGTGGAGCTGGCGCACGTGTTCGCCTCCCTCGGCGTCGAGGTCACCGTCATCGCCCGCTCCGAGAAGGTGCTGCGGGTGGCCGACGCCGACGTCTCGGCGCGGCTGACCGAGATCCTCGGTGAGCGGCTGCACCTGGAGACGCAGCTGACGACCACCTCGGTGCGTCGCAGCGTCGAGGGGGTCGAGCTGCGCGGCAGGCGCGACGGCGCCGAGGTCGTGCTGCATGCCGAGGAGCTGCTGGTCGCGACCGGGCGCCGCCCCAACTCCGACCTGCTGGACGTCTCCGCCGCCGGCATCGACACCCTCGACGACGGCCGCGTCGCGGTCGACCCGTACCAGCGGGTGCTCGGCGGCGGCGAGGTGCTCGAGGGGCTCTGGGCCCTCGGCGACCTCTCCAGCTCCCACCAGCTCAAGCACGTCGCCAACCATGAGCAGCGCATCGTGCGGCACAACATCCTGCACCCCGAGCAGCTGCGTCGCGCCGACACGATGCCGATCCCCAGCGGCGTGTTCACCCACCCGCAGGTGGCGTGGGTGGGGGTCGACGAGGAGACCGCCCGCCGCAGCGGCCGCGACGTGAAGGTCGCCGTCCAGGAGTACGCCTCGATCGCCTACGGCTGGGCGATGGAGGACACCACCGGTTTCGTGAAGCTCATCGCCGATGCCGGGACCACCGAGATCCTCGGCGCCCACCTCATCGGCCCCGAGGCCACCACCTTGGTCCAGCTGATGATCCAGGCCATGAGCACCGGGCAGACCGCCCGCGACATCGCCACCACCCAGTACTGGATCCACCCGGCGATGCCGGAGCTGATCGAGAACGCCCTGATCCAGCTGCTGGACTGA
- the galE gene encoding UDP-glucose 4-epimerase GalE, producing MTTLVIGGAGYIGSHVVRLLLTKGEKVVVVDSLSTGIEERTAGAELVELDVTAPDASEKLAFQLRAAGADSVIHFAAHKQVGESVEKPEMYWHDNIGGLANVLAACASAEVRDVVFSSSAAVYGVPDVDLVTEELTPQPINPYGATKYVGEWMLADAERAHGLRTVALRYFNVAGAGWPELADTAVMNLVPIVLDRLEQGKDPVVFGDDYDTPDGTCIRDYVHVLDLAEAHVAALDYLRGEERPHRVFNVGTGTGSSVLEVLDAIGRARGVELTPEIGPRRAGDPARLVCSATRIEEALGWTGTHDLDDIVRSAVEARRGAGRP from the coding sequence ATGACGACTCTCGTGATCGGTGGTGCCGGGTACATCGGGTCGCACGTGGTGCGACTCCTCCTGACGAAGGGGGAGAAGGTGGTCGTCGTCGACAGCCTCTCCACCGGGATCGAGGAGCGGACGGCGGGAGCCGAGCTCGTCGAGCTCGACGTGACCGCGCCGGACGCGAGCGAGAAGCTCGCCTTCCAACTGCGCGCCGCCGGCGCCGACTCGGTGATCCACTTCGCCGCCCACAAGCAGGTGGGCGAGTCCGTCGAGAAGCCCGAGATGTACTGGCACGACAACATCGGGGGGCTGGCCAACGTGCTCGCCGCCTGCGCGAGCGCCGAGGTGCGCGACGTGGTCTTCTCCTCCTCGGCCGCGGTGTACGGCGTGCCGGACGTGGACCTCGTGACCGAGGAGCTCACCCCGCAGCCGATCAATCCCTACGGGGCCACCAAGTACGTCGGCGAGTGGATGCTGGCCGATGCCGAGCGCGCGCACGGCCTGCGGACCGTCGCCCTGCGCTACTTCAACGTCGCCGGTGCCGGCTGGCCCGAGCTCGCCGACACCGCCGTGATGAACCTGGTGCCGATCGTCCTGGACCGGCTCGAGCAGGGGAAGGACCCGGTCGTCTTCGGCGACGACTACGACACCCCGGACGGGACGTGCATCCGCGACTACGTGCATGTCCTCGACCTCGCCGAGGCCCACGTCGCCGCGCTGGACTACCTGCGCGGCGAGGAGCGCCCGCATCGGGTCTTCAACGTCGGCACCGGCACGGGCTCCAGTGTGCTCGAGGTGCTCGACGCGATCGGCCGCGCCCGGGGCGTCGAGCTCACGCCGGAGATCGGCCCGCGCCGCGCCGGCGACCCCGCTCGGCTGGTCTGCTCCGCGACCCGCATCGAGGAGGCGCTCGGCTGGACGGGCACCCACGACCTGGACGACATCGTCCGCTCCGCCGTCGAGGCCCGCCGCGGCGCCGGTCGCCCCTGA
- a CDS encoding MerR family transcriptional regulator has product MRPVDLARRHDLSAQAVRNYESAGALPPAERTSAGHRRYTARHARALRAFLSLRRAVGHRAALDLLSTLHGGDLEGALTLLGRAHEQLLRDRTTLTVVERAVGDLEQGEDRGRPPRTLWIGELAARLGLSPATLRHWERFGLLAPSRERVSGHRLYPPSTVHDAELVHLLRRGGHRLGDIAEILGQVRTMGENSSVHTALTASRERVTARGIALLEASAALADHVRDGAASLGR; this is encoded by the coding sequence ATGCGTCCGGTCGATCTGGCCCGCCGGCACGACCTGTCCGCCCAGGCGGTGCGCAACTACGAGAGCGCCGGGGCGCTGCCGCCGGCCGAGCGCACCAGCGCGGGCCATCGTCGCTACACCGCCCGCCACGCGAGAGCGCTGCGGGCCTTCCTCTCACTCCGACGTGCCGTCGGGCACCGAGCGGCTCTCGACCTCTTGTCCACGCTGCATGGCGGGGACCTCGAGGGGGCCCTGACGCTGCTGGGCCGCGCGCATGAGCAGCTCCTGCGCGACCGCACCACCCTCACCGTGGTCGAGCGGGCCGTCGGCGACCTCGAGCAGGGGGAGGACCGGGGACGACCACCGCGAACGCTGTGGATCGGAGAGCTCGCCGCCCGGTTGGGCCTCTCCCCGGCGACCCTCCGGCACTGGGAGCGCTTCGGCCTGCTCGCCCCGTCCCGGGAAAGGGTCAGCGGGCACCGTCTCTACCCGCCGAGCACCGTGCACGACGCGGAGCTCGTCCATCTGCTGCGCCGAGGCGGTCACCGGCTCGGGGACATCGCCGAGATCCTCGGACAGGTGCGGACGATGGGGGAGAACTCCTCGGTGCACACCGCCCTGACGGCCTCGCGGGAGCGGGTGACGGCGCGGGGGATCGCCCTGCTGGAGGCCTCGGCCGCCCTCGCGGACCACGTCCGGGACGGGGCGGCTAGCCTGGGGCGGTGA
- a CDS encoding ATP-binding cassette domain-containing protein: MTTAADARRSADAHDVIRVRGARENNLRDLSLDLPKRRLTVFTGVSGSGKSSLVFGTIAAESQRMINETYSSFIQGFMPSLARPDVDELQGLTTAIIVDQERMGANVRSTVGTVTDAGAYLRTLFSKLAAPHVGGPGAFSFNVPSVTASGAMTVQKGAKTIAEKTTFSRVGGMCPRCEGMGEVSDLDLTELYDEDKSLDEGPFTIPNYAAGGWFVKVFASSGFFPSDKPIRSFTKRQLHDFLYKEPTKVKIDGANMTYEGLIPKIQKSMLSKDRDSMQPHVRAFVDRAVKFIVCPQCEGTRLAEHARSARIDGVSIADASSLQITDLADWVESLRALHTGPTVAPLLSNLSALLDSFVKIGLGYLCLDRPSGTLSGGESQRTKMIRHLGSALTDVTYVFDEPTIGLHPHDIATMNQLLLALRDKGNTVLVVEHKPESIAIADHIVDLGPRAGVHGGELQYEGDVEGLRTSDTLTGRHLDRRARLKDQVRESTGALEIRGADQHNLRDVDVDLPLGVLTVITGVAGSGKSSLVHESLPRDAEVTMVDQGAIRGSRRSNPATCTGLLEPIRKAFAKANGVKPALFSSNSEGACPVCRGAGMIFTELGFMETVSTPCEECEGRRFQAAVLEYTLGGASIADVLEMSVEEALELLTSPEAKVPAAAKLLRHLDEVGLGYLTIGQPLTTLSGGERQRLKLATHMGEKGGILVLDEPTTGLHLADIGTLLALLDRLVDSGKTVIVVEHHQAVMAHADWIIDLGPGAGVDGGRVVFEGTPAQLIADASTLTATHLAQYVDR, translated from the coding sequence ATGACCACCGCCGCCGACGCCCGCCGCTCTGCCGACGCCCATGACGTGATCCGGGTGCGCGGTGCCCGCGAGAACAACCTCCGCGACCTCAGTCTCGATCTGCCCAAGCGTCGCCTGACCGTGTTCACCGGCGTCTCCGGCTCCGGAAAGAGCTCGCTGGTGTTCGGAACCATCGCTGCCGAGTCCCAGCGGATGATCAACGAGACCTACAGCTCCTTCATTCAGGGCTTCATGCCCTCCCTCGCCCGCCCGGACGTCGATGAGCTGCAGGGGCTGACCACCGCCATCATCGTGGACCAGGAGCGGATGGGCGCGAACGTGCGCTCCACCGTCGGCACCGTCACCGACGCGGGCGCCTACCTGCGCACCCTGTTCTCCAAGCTCGCCGCACCGCACGTCGGCGGGCCCGGGGCCTTCTCCTTCAACGTCCCCAGCGTCACCGCCTCCGGTGCCATGACCGTGCAGAAGGGCGCGAAGACCATCGCCGAGAAGACCACCTTCTCCCGGGTGGGCGGCATGTGCCCGCGCTGCGAGGGGATGGGCGAGGTCTCCGACCTGGACCTCACCGAGCTGTACGACGAGGACAAGTCGCTCGACGAGGGCCCGTTCACGATCCCGAACTACGCCGCCGGTGGCTGGTTCGTGAAGGTCTTCGCCTCCTCGGGCTTCTTCCCCTCCGACAAACCGATCCGCTCCTTCACCAAGCGCCAGCTCCACGACTTCCTGTACAAGGAGCCCACCAAGGTGAAGATCGACGGGGCGAACATGACCTACGAGGGCCTGATCCCCAAGATCCAGAAGTCGATGCTGTCCAAGGACCGCGACTCGATGCAGCCGCACGTGCGGGCGTTCGTGGACCGGGCCGTGAAGTTCATCGTCTGCCCGCAGTGCGAGGGGACGCGCCTGGCGGAGCATGCCCGCAGCGCACGGATCGACGGCGTCTCGATCGCCGACGCCAGCTCGCTGCAGATCACCGACCTGGCGGACTGGGTGGAGTCATTGCGCGCCCTGCACACGGGGCCGACGGTCGCACCGCTGCTGTCGAACCTCTCGGCCCTGCTGGACTCCTTCGTGAAGATCGGGCTGGGCTATCTCTGCCTGGATCGTCCCTCCGGCACCCTCTCCGGTGGCGAGTCCCAGCGCACCAAGATGATCCGGCACCTGGGCTCGGCGCTGACCGACGTCACCTATGTGTTCGACGAGCCCACCATCGGACTGCATCCGCACGACATCGCGACCATGAACCAGCTGCTGCTGGCCCTGCGGGACAAGGGCAACACGGTGCTGGTGGTCGAGCACAAGCCCGAGTCGATCGCGATCGCCGATCACATCGTCGACCTCGGCCCCCGGGCCGGCGTGCACGGCGGAGAGCTGCAGTACGAGGGCGACGTGGAGGGTCTGCGGACCTCCGACACCCTCACCGGGCGCCACCTCGACCGCCGGGCGCGGCTCAAGGACCAGGTGCGCGAGTCGACCGGCGCCCTCGAGATCCGCGGCGCGGATCAGCACAACCTCCGGGACGTCGACGTCGACCTGCCGCTCGGGGTGCTCACCGTGATCACCGGGGTGGCCGGCTCCGGGAAGAGCTCCCTGGTGCACGAGTCCCTGCCCCGCGACGCCGAGGTCACCATGGTCGACCAGGGCGCGATCCGGGGCTCGCGCCGCTCGAACCCCGCGACCTGCACCGGACTGCTCGAACCGATCCGCAAGGCCTTCGCGAAGGCCAACGGCGTCAAGCCGGCCCTGTTCTCCAGCAACTCCGAGGGCGCCTGCCCGGTGTGCAGGGGCGCCGGGATGATCTTCACCGAGCTCGGCTTCATGGAGACCGTCTCGACCCCCTGTGAGGAGTGCGAGGGCAGGAGGTTCCAGGCCGCCGTCCTGGAGTACACGCTCGGCGGGGCGTCCATCGCCGATGTGCTGGAGATGTCCGTCGAGGAGGCGCTGGAGCTGCTGACCTCCCCGGAGGCGAAGGTGCCCGCCGCGGCGAAGCTGCTGCGCCACCTCGACGAGGTCGGTCTCGGCTACCTGACCATCGGCCAGCCGCTGACCACGCTCTCCGGCGGCGAGCGCCAACGACTCAAGCTCGCCACCCACATGGGCGAGAAGGGCGGGATCCTGGTGCTCGACGAACCCACGACGGGCCTGCACCTGGCCGACATCGGCACCCTCCTCGCTCTGCTCGATCGTCTCGTGGACTCCGGCAAGACGGTGATCGTCGTCGAGCACCACCAGGCGGTGATGGCCCATGCCGACTGGATCATCGACCTCGGCCCGGGAGCCGGAGTCGACGGCGGCCGGGTCGTGTTCGAGGGGACCCCGGCCCAGCTGATCGCGGACGCCTCGACCCTGACCGCGACCCATCTGGCGCAGTACGTCGACCGCTGA